One window of uncultured Methanoregula sp. genomic DNA carries:
- a CDS encoding MarR family transcriptional regulator, translated as MGDPVEEGLKLIQSKPEGVLQSELWKELGVDSRKCSRIVKKLEESGLIDRVEFKKDGIKTYLLKAKQMPVNPCDLLAGEELIPCIGCELECIVEECHPLMDWMYQLAIVQHTE; from the coding sequence ATGGGAGACCCGGTAGAGGAAGGACTGAAACTGATTCAGTCAAAGCCTGAAGGCGTTCTTCAGAGCGAGCTCTGGAAAGAGCTGGGTGTTGACAGCCGGAAGTGTTCCCGGATCGTCAAGAAACTGGAAGAGAGCGGGCTCATTGACCGAGTCGAGTTCAAGAAAGACGGGATCAAGACCTATCTCCTCAAGGCAAAGCAGATGCCGGTCAATCCCTGCGATCTCCTTGCCGGTGAAGAACTGATACCCTGTATCGGCTGCGAGCTTGAATGTATCGTGGAAGAGTGTCACCCGCTCATGGACTGGATGTACCAGCTGGCAATCGTCCAGCACACAGAATAA
- a CDS encoding LSM domain-containing protein → MVNGIVLPIKKVFALVDSKISVEIKDEGRKLQGRLVAVDEYLNIHMEETTEFVDNQRGRSLGTVVIRGNNILTIAPVI, encoded by the coding sequence ATGGTTAACGGAATTGTTTTGCCAATAAAGAAAGTGTTTGCGCTTGTGGATTCTAAAATATCCGTCGAGATCAAAGACGAAGGCCGGAAACTGCAGGGGCGCCTTGTCGCTGTTGATGAATATCTCAATATTCACATGGAAGAGACAACCGAGTTTGTCGACAACCAGCGGGGCAGGAGCCTCGGTACCGTTGTGATCCGGGGAAACAACATCCTCACGATCGCACCGGTAATCTGA